The following are encoded together in the Cervus elaphus chromosome 30, mCerEla1.1, whole genome shotgun sequence genome:
- the LOC122687085 gene encoding ATP-binding cassette subfamily C member 4-like has translation MPLVSPEEKPNPLQDANFCSRLFSCYQRLSTGDHMGLLESAVAVVAALCLEGLVLFRATLTLSASQGGGLFKIGYKRKLKQDDMYSVLLEDRSQRLEEELQGYWDREFLRAKKDAREPSLMRAIIKCYWKFYFVLGLLTFLEEAEQWLLVAEILWAESNH, from the exons ATGCCTCTGGTATCCCCGGAGGAGAAGCCCAACCCGCTGCAGGACGCGAACTTCTGCTCCAGGCTGTTCTCCTG TTATCAGAGGCTTTCTACTGGGGACCACATGGGATTACTGGAGAGCGCTGTGGCGGTGGTGGCTGCTCTTTGTTTGGAAGGACTCGTCCTGTTCAGAGCAACACTGACCCTCTCAGCATCCCAGGGAG gtGGCTTGTTTAAAATTGGTTACAAACGAAAATTAAAGCAAGATGACATGTACTCGGTGCTTCTGGAAGATCGCTCCCAGCGCCTTGAAGAAGAGCTGCAAGG GTACTGGGATCGAGAATTTTTGAGAGCCAAGAAAGATGCACGGGAGCCTTCTTTAATGAGAGCAATCATCAAGTGTTACTGGAAATTCTATTTCGTTTTGGGACTACTTACATTTCTTGAG GAA GCTGAGCAGTGGCTGCTGGTGGCAGAGATACTGTGGGCTGAGAGCAACCACTGA